The Desulfovibrio sp. TomC genomic interval ACGATCTGCTGTGCCGCCGGGTGCTCGACAAACTCGACCTGACCGGAGGCCGCCCCCGGCAGTAACGGAGCCACTGACCATGCGACGACAGATGCCCCAATCCGAGATTTTGCGCGCTTTGGTGGAGGAAACCCGCAGCCATCCGGATGCTCCCCTTCAAGCCGTGACCACGGGCACCTGCCTTGTGGCCGCAGCCTCAAGGCAGCTTGGCTTGGCCTCTCTGGCTTCCCATATCCAACCCGGCCTGACGCCGCCGCCAGCATCCTGCCCGGACACGGTCCACACCACTGCCTCGCTGCTGCTTGACCCGGCAACGACCAATACCGACGCCGCCTCCCTGGCCATGGCCGCCATCAACTCGCTGCTGCCCGTGCCGGCTGCGGCCATGACGGGAGCAGGCCAGGATGTGTTGTTGACCTATGGACGAGGCAGGCGTGTGGTCCTGGTGGGCCACTTCCCATTCGTGGAAAAGATGCGGGAGGCGTTTGACGATTTCCAGGTGTTGGAAAAGCGGCCCCGGCCCGGCGACACGCCGGCGGAAAAAGCCGGCGAGATCCTGCCCCTGGCCGAGGTCGTGGCCATCACCGGCACGACGCTTCTAAACGGCTCCCTGGCCGGCCTGCTGGCGGCCTGCCGCCCCGACGCCGTGGTCATCATGCTCGGCCCGACCACACCCTTTGCCGCAAGCCTTTTTGCCTGCGGCGTCGACGTCCTGGCCGGCTGCGGCGTGCCCGATCCGGACGCCGCCCTGGCCGGCATCCGGGCCGGCCATTGTTTCAAAGGCCTTCAGGGCGTGCGGCAATTAACCTGGGTGCGGCCGGGCCTTGGCGACAGTGCGGCAACGCCGCCCCCGGGATTGCTCCCGAGCTTTCCTGACAGGGGCGACGCCCCTCCTGGTCCGCAGTGTCCAGCCTCTACTGCTCTGCCCCGGGCTTGACCCGGCGCAGGACCAGATAGCCAAGCACACCGGCCAGGGTCGAGGTGGCCAAAATCGCCACCTTGGCCTTGGCCGCCACCGCATCCGCCTCACCAAAGGCCAGTCCGGCGATGAAGATGGACATGGTAAAGCCAATACCGGCCAGGATCGATGCGCCGTAGTAATGCACAAGCCGCATTCCCTGCGGCAAGGCGGCCAGCCCCAGCCGGAACATGGCCAAGCAGGC includes:
- a CDS encoding Rossmann-like domain-containing protein; the encoded protein is MRRQMPQSEILRALVEETRSHPDAPLQAVTTGTCLVAAASRQLGLASLASHIQPGLTPPPASCPDTVHTTASLLLDPATTNTDAASLAMAAINSLLPVPAAAMTGAGQDVLLTYGRGRRVVLVGHFPFVEKMREAFDDFQVLEKRPRPGDTPAEKAGEILPLAEVVAITGTTLLNGSLAGLLAACRPDAVVIMLGPTTPFAASLFACGVDVLAGCGVPDPDAALAGIRAGHCFKGLQGVRQLTWVRPGLGDSAATPPPGLLPSFPDRGDAPPGPQCPASTALPRA